The proteins below come from a single Numenius arquata chromosome 19, bNumArq3.hap1.1, whole genome shotgun sequence genomic window:
- the SNAPC4 gene encoding snRNA-activating protein complex subunit 4: MSRWPGPPGARRPPGAGAALSPPALDLNAEREKIRREIEELERSLEPGGAGIEVADSSLSSGTDDGEDDDSDSPAEMEMEREDDSSDDDIESSLPQDPETCLQMNHVYQEVIQEKIDEVELLIAQNKEQQKEIMCELDGSKIAKGGDGRNLPANIFLGHFMKPYFKDKTTGIGPPSNEDAKEKAAQGIKSFEQLISTKWKSREKTLLQKSVVSDRLQRLLQPKLLKMNYWNQKLEKVKTEMEKQILEKQIKEVEQEVEAINQLPESDLLGNRFDEHDWEKISNIHFDGQRSSEELKKFWQNWEHPSINKKEWTEEEIERLKKIAAKHGYLDWQAIAQELGTNRTPFQCLQKYQVYNKDLKRKEWTKSEDQMLLELVQEMRVGSHIPYKKIAYYMEGRDSAQLIYRWTKSVDPSLKKGPWTPEEDAMLLAAVKKYGERDWYKIRTEVPGRSDAQCRDRYLKALHCDVKKGKWSLEEEEQLIELVEKHGLGHWSKVASELPHRTGSQCLSKWKLMIGSKKRSRPTKRRHVQESSSSSESSSEDTELDLPDSSEEETTSEEETTSKEECAFPSIDLWIPTRTNTQESNQGRYQTPFLFSPTSADAKTSSSEIPSATCNGDKDRADNTSTELNTLLRGIARPHSTDIIVKNPVEVMNKASRCGKQVLRVSLENVRRVLRYNTCFQRKLQSKILKPSAAVLTKISGVGTSGQKLQGLQNITEKTYRQERERLRRMNLDRKLLMAVTPWVGNVLLPCTLQTGKMAFHHTKADYIQEKIKSVSLASTPLFTLFIQLFQIDTNGCMKIIRERRLRQSELLRANTRRPQQASQNMETSSGNSSQACTQRNSRRGVPRSAVRRPVALKARETSAAALESSAPAIQAALPAQGQRQKPKTVSELLREKRLRESRAKKAVQRTVFVAPQMLVSGPLIIQHPPQQIIPSAQAGSKPAAVGCANSQVQRAPAPLPAFTPVAGSTCTAIVLENHSSSVPETGKSPGSSQGTELQSNKELKEQALESSPEGGDFPGPNPAAAEKAPNQGGCNGQVVAGSSASVVLQNQAFVPHQITVVPVGIDSGTTNLSLSTPVTCELNSKGPQQGPVNLLPALVTPQAGSCLIPNSILPFTWVVTPQALLPTTVQTVVGVPQGLPAAAVRSPCQTTVTSNGNVSSLAVPPAPAGANAPQPSGAETKAPSAQLAEPSGKTTNHSTTLLPMTSGSPGSTTSSVSSATPARSGGFSKASDSSAAQAALPADGPTLRAVLLPQTQPPASSQGADSQCVSSLTGLGKSHDSFTTNGSSSNPSIVTKGLVLQLGDPHSSVPRNSECFAAGALKNRPIASKPPTTQPAESPPQPTTSSAEKNPLDFSLISLEDEGVVKEWLSGKQGVQVPSLQTRLPYLPPFLCNIKTLSKLLLQKAALEEQAACLLPSDASQGEGTGVDLHAIGELVQQKLGDNPAYLLLKARFLAAFTLPAVLATLPPPKVATTLSASRKQYGESDEEEWQSEKEESEEESCGNELAGVRLDGTVGDEPGNKDADLLNQGSGAEGIAAQSVLDSCTDVAGASAPQIRRSTRFRKRKRV, encoded by the exons ATGTCCCGCTGGCCGGGCCCGCCcggggcccgccgcccccccggtgCTGGGGCCGCGCTGTCCCCCCCGGCCCTCGACCTGAACGCGGAGCGGGAGAAGATCCGGCGGGAGATCGAGGAGCTGGAGCGGAGCCTGGAGCCCGGCGGGGCCGGAATCGAGGTGGCCGACTCCAGCCTCAGCTCTGGCACTG ATGATGGTGAAGATGATGACTCAGATTCTCCTGCTGAAATG gaaatggaaagagaagatgACAGCAGCGATGATGATATTGAAAGTAGTCTGCCACAGGATCCAGAAACGTGTCTGCAGATGAACCATGTGTACCAGGAAGTTATCCAGGAAAAGATTGATGAAGTTGAGCTTCTCATTGCACAAAACAAAGAACAGCAG AAGGAAATCATGTGCGAGCTTGATGGTTCAAAAATAGCAAAGGGAGGAGATGGTAGAAATCTACcagcaaatatatttttgggTCATTTTATGAAGCCATACTTTAAGGATAAAACAACAGGAATT GGCCCCCCTTCCAATGAAGATGCCAAGGAGAAGGCAGCTCAGGGCATAAAATCCTTTGAACAACTGATTTCAACAAAAT ggaaaagcagagagaagacatTATTGCAGAAATCAGTAGTAAGTGACCGCTTGCAGCGCCTGCTTCAGCCAAAGTTACTGAA GATGAATTATTGGAatcagaaactggaaaaagtcaagactgaaatggagaaacagatcttggaaaaacaaatcaaagaagtGGAGCAAGAAGTAGAGGCCATTAA TCAACTCCCAGAAAGTGACTTGTTAGGAAACAGATTCGATGAGCATGACTGGGAGAAAATTTCAAACATCCAC TTTGATGGACAGCGTAGTTCAGAAGAACTGAAGAAGTTCTGGCAAAATTGGGAGCATCCAAGCATCAACAAAAAGGAATGGACTGAGGAAGAAATAGAGAGGCTGAAGAAGATAGCTGCGAAACATGGTTATCTGGACTGGCAGGCGATAGCCCAGGAGTTGGGG ACCAACAGGACACCTTTCCAGTGCTTGCAGAAGTATCAAGTCTATAAcaaagatttgaaaaggaaagaatggACCAAAAGTGAAGACCAGATGCTTTTAGAGCTTGTTCAAGAGATGAGAGTGGGAAGTCATATCCCATACAAGAAAA TTGCTTATTACATGGAAGGACGAGATTCTGCTCAGCTGATTTACCGATGGACAAAGAGCGTGGACCCCAGTTTGAAGAAAGGACCCTGGACACCCGAGGAAGATGCT ATGCTGTTGGCTGCCGTTAAGAAGTATGGAGAGCGTGACTGGTACAAAATTCGGACAGAAGTGCCCGGGAGGAGCGATGCTCAGTGCAGGGATCG gtACTTAAAAGCGTTGCACTGTGATGTAAAGAAAGGCAAGTGGAGTttagaggaagaggagcagctaATTGAACTGGTTGAAAAGCATGGCCTGG GTCACTGGAGTAAAGTAGCTTCTGAATTGCCACATCGAACTGGCTCCCAATGTCTCAGCAAGTGGAAACTCATGATTGGATCCAAG AAAAGATCTAGGCCAACAAAACGCCGACATGTGCAAGAGAGTTCCAGCTCTTCGGAGAGCAGCAGCGAAGACACAGAACTGGACTTACCAGACAGTTCAGAGGAGGAGACGACAAGTGAGGAGGAGACAACAAGCAAGGAGGAGTGTGCATTTCCCAGCATCGATTTGTGGATTCCGACACGGACAAATACACAGGAGTCAAACCAAGGAAGATACCAAACTCCATTCCTTTTCTCGCCCACGAGTGCTGATGCAAAGACCAGTAGCAGTGAAATTCCAAGCGCAACATGCAATGGAGACAAGGACAGAGCTGACAATACATCCACAGAGTTGAACACCCTCCTGAGAGGCATCGCACGTCCCCATTCAACGGATATCATTGTGAAGAATCCAGTGGAAGTAATGAACAAG gctTCCAGGTGTGGAAAACAAGTGCTACGGGTTAGCCTGGAGAACGTGAGAAGAGTATTAAGATATAACACGTGCTTTCAGAGGAAACTT CAATCAAAGATACTGAAACCTTCTGCCGCCGTTCTAACAAAAATATCTGGAGTTGGTACGTCTGGCCAGAAGCTTCAGGGGCTGCAGAACATCACGGAGAAAACATATCGTCAAGAGAGAGAGCGTTTGAGGAGAATGAACCTTGACAGAAAGCTTCTAATGGCAGTGACACCATGGGTGGGCAACGTGCTACTGCCTTGCACCTTGCAAACTGGGAAGATGGCTTTTCATCACACAAAAG CTGATTATATTCAAGAGAAGATTAAGTCGGTCAGTCTGGCGAGCACTCCGCTGTTCACGCTTTTCATTCAG CTCTTTCAGATTGATACCAATGGCTGCATGAAGATCATTCGTGAGAGAAGGCTAAGGCAGTCAGAGCTTCTTAGGGCTAACACAAGGCGGCCTCAGCAG GCTTCCCAAAAtatggagacttcttcag GCAATTCATCACAAGCTTGTACTCAGAGGAACTCGCGAAGGGGCGTACCAAGGAGTGCTGTCAGGAGACCTGTTGCCTTAAAAGCACGGGagacttctgctgctgccttggaGAGCAGTGCTCCTGCCAtccaggcagctctgccagcccaagGGCAAAGGCAGAAGCCCAAAACTGTCTCAGAATTACTGAGAGAGAAGCGGCTAAGAGAATCCCGGGCTAAGAAAGCTGTGCAGAGGACAGTGTTTGTTGCCCCACAGATGCTGGTTTCGGGGCCTCTGATCATCCAGCATCCACCACAGCAAATCATTCCTTCTGCGCAAGCAGGGAGCAAACCTGCAGCAGTTGGTTGTGCAAACAGCCAAGTACAGCGTGCACCAGCTCCATTGCCAGCATTTACTCCTGTTGCAGGATCAACTTGTACTGCTATTGTGCTTGAAAACCATTCCTCATCAGTGCCAGAAACTGGGAAAAGCCCTGGTTCCTCACAAGGGACAGAACTGCAATCTAATAAGGAACTAAAAGAGCAAGCTTTGGAAAGTAGCCCTGAAGGAGGGGATTTTCCAGGCCCGAATCCAGCTGCAGCGGAGAAGGCCCCAAACCAGGGAGGGTGCAATGGCCAGGTCGTGGCTGGTAGCTCAGCTTCAGTAGTGTTGCAGAACCAAGCTTTTGTGCCACATCAGATTACAGTGGTGCCTGTTGGCATTGACTCTGGCACCACCAACTTGTCTCTTTCCACACCAGTTACCTGTGAGCTGAACAGTAAAGGGCCACAACAGGGACCAGTCAATCTATTGCCTGCTCTTGTAACTCCACAAGCTGGTTCGTGTTTGATTCCCAACAGCATTCTGCCTTTCACATGGGTCGTGACGCCCCAGGCTTTGCTCCCCACCACGGTACAAACTGTGGTGGGTGTTCCCCAAGGactgccagctgctgctgtgagaaGTCCGTGTCAGACAACAGTGACTTCCAATGGCAATGTCTCGAGCTTAGCAGTGCCTCCTGCACCAGCAGGAGCAAACGCACCTCAGCCCAGCGGTGCAGAGACAAAAGCACCGAGTGCCCAGTTAGCAGAACCTTCGGGAAAGACAACTAATCATTCCACAACTCTATTACCTATGACCTCAGGGAGTCCTGGGAGCACCACATCCAGCGTTTCTTCTGCAACGCCTGCACGTTCAGGTGGCTTCTCCAAGGCTTCTGACTCCTCTGCAGCTCAGGCTGCTCTTCCAGCAGATGGACCAACGCTGcgtgctgtgctgctgccccaAACACAGCCACCTGCAAGCAGTCAAGGGGCTGATTCCCAGTGTGTGTCAAGTCTCACTGGCTTAGGAAAGAGCCATGACTCCTTTACAACAAATGGATCATCTTCCAATCCAAGCATCGTCACAAAAGGGCTTGTGCTCCAGCTGGGAGATCCCCATAGCAGTGTCCCAAGGAACTCTGAGTGCTTTGCTGCAGGAGCATTGAAAAACAGACCTATTGCCTCCAAACCTCCAACTACGCAGCCTGCTGAGAGTCCACCCCAGCCCACCACCTCCAGTGCAGAAAAGAATCCACTTGATTTCAGCCTGATTTCCCTTGAAGACGAGGGGGTAGTGAAGGAGTGGCTGAGCGGAAAACAAGGTGTCCAGGTACCGTCACTGCAAACCAGGTTGCCTTATTTGCCACCTTTTCTGTGCAACATAAAAACCCTCTCAAAGCTActtctgcagaaagcagctctagAAGAGCAAGCAGCATGTCTTCTGCCTTCTGATGCCAGTCAGGGTGAGGGCACTGGGGTTGATTTGCACGCTATTGGGGAGCTGGTACAGCAGAAACTGGGCGATAACCCCGCTTACCTCCTACTGAAAGCCAGATTCCTAGCAGCCTTTACACTCCCGGCTGTACTAGCGACTCTGCCTCCTCCAAAAGTGGCAACAACTCTGTCAGCCAGCAGGAAGCAATATGGCGAGAGTGATGAAGAGGAGTGGCAGAGTGAGAAGGAAGAGTCTGAGGAAGAGAGTTGTGGGAATGAACTTGCAGGTGTACGGTTGGATGGGACAGTTGGCGATGAGCCTGGAAACAAAGACGCTGATTTACTAAATCAG GGCTCGGGAGCTGAAGGGATTGCTGCACAATCTGTCTTGGATTCCTGCACTGATGTGGCTGGTGCCAGTGCTCCTCAAATCAGGAGAAGTACCCGtttcaggaaaaggaagagggtgTGA
- the CARD9 gene encoding caspase recruitment domain-containing protein 9, with product MLEEDNDETCWNNLENFRVKLISVIDPSRITPYLRQCKVISHDDEEQVLNDPSLVMRKRKAGVLLDILQRTGQKGFEAFLESLELYYPQLYKKITGKEPSRVFSMIIDTAGESGLSQLLMNEIMKLQSTVQEERRKAQELTMWLHTKEDTIREMWVRDSLLRKHQERAQKMKEERDSLSKELRKCKDENYNLAMSYAKQSEEKSTALMKNRDLILEIDRLKHSLMKAEDDCKLERKHTMKLKHAIEQRPSHEVMWEIQQEKELLLAKNQELENTLQQVAREQNLEKSLSNETLENDCSQILEERRELMNTIYSLRKELRRAEVLQDKYAEEREMLELQCTSLRKDSQMYKKRIEAVLQQMEEVASERDQALLTREQFYVQYSKNLVERDAYRKQIRELGERCDEMQLQLFQKESQLLATEAKLKRLQLELPTPTSDLDDTSSRDSQELTLHGHLDEDTQPTKKDCPKEQTQQFIPRESSLPPKSPSFKECGLANEELAEKERRRMKDCFERYRRKRAMRRAPADRHHEADWENTTGSDNTDTEGS from the exons ATGTTGGAAGAAGATAATGATGAGACGTGTTGGAATAACCTGGAGAACTTCCGGGTGAAGCTGATCTCCGTGATAGATCCTTCCCGTATAACACCCTATCTTCGCCAGTGCAAAGTGATCAGCCATGATGACGAGGAACAAGTTCTTAATGACCCCAGCCTGGTCATGCGCAAACGGAAGGCAG GTGTTCTTCTGGACATTCTTCAGCGGACGGGACAGAAGGGCTTTGAGGCTTTTCTGGAGAGTCTTGAGCTTTATTATCCACAGCTGTATAAGAAAATAACTGGGAAGGAGCCCAGCAGGGTTTTCTCTATGATTATAG ACACCGCAGGGGAATCCGGCCTGAGCCAGCTCCTGATGAATGAGATCATGAAGCTGCAGAGCACCGTGCAGGAGGAGAGGCGGAAGGCCCAGGAGCTCACCATGTGGCTGCACACCAAAGAGGACACCATCAGAGAGATGTGGGTGAGGGACAGCCTGCTCCGCAAGCACCAAGAGAGGGCACAGAAGatgaaggaggagagggacagcCTCAGCAAGGAGCTGCGTAAGTGCAAAGACGAGAACTACAACCTGGCAATGAGCTATGCCAAACAGAGCGAGGAGAAGAGCACTGCCCTCATGAAGAACCGGGACCTGATCCTAGAG ATCGATCGCTTGAAGCACAGCCTCATGAAGGCAGAGGATGACTGCAAACTGGAGCGTAAGCACACAATGAAACTGAAGCACGCCATAGAGCAGCGTCCAAGCCATGAGGTGATGTGGGAGATCCAGCAGGAGAAGGAGTTGCTCTTGGCCAAGAATCAGGAGCTTGAGAACACTCTCCAG cagGTTGCCAGGGAACAGAATTTGGAGAAGAGCCTCTCCAATGAGACTCTGGAGAATGACTGCAGCCAGATACTAGAAGAACGCCGGGAGCTGATGAACACCATTTACAGCCTTCGCAAGGAGCTGCGACGAGCTGAGGTGCTCCAAGACAAA TACgcagaggagagagagatgcTTGAACTACAGTGCACGTCTCTGAGGAAGGACTCCCAGATGTATAAAAAAAGGATTGAAGCTGTCTTGCAGCAGATGGAGGAAGTGGCTTCAGAAAGAGACCAG GCACTCCTGACCCGAGAACAGTTCTACGTGCAGTACTCCAAGAACCTGGTTGAGAGGGACGCTTACCGCAAGCAGATCCGGGAACTGGGGGAGCGATGTGACGAAATGCAACTGCAGCTCTTCCAAAAGGAGAGTCAGTTACTGGCTACCGAAGCCAAGCTGAAACGGTTGCAACTGGAGCTTCCCACACCG ACCTCTGACCTGGATGACACCTCCTCCAGAGATTCCCAGGAA CTTACTCTTCACGGTCACCTAGATGAAGATACACAGCCGACTAAAA AAGATTGCCCTAAAGAACAAACCCAGCAATTCATCCCTCGAGAGAGCAGTCTGCCTCCAAAGTCACCCAGT ttcaagGAGTGTGGCTTAGCCAATGAGGAACTGGCAGAAAAGGAACGGAGGAGGATGAAGGACTGCTTCGAGCGTTACCGAAG AAAAAGAGCCATGCGGAGGGCACCGGCGGACCGACACCACGAGGCTGACTGGGAGAACACCACCGGCAGCGACAACACCGACACCGAGGGCTCCTGA